The Roseimicrobium gellanilyticum genome contains a region encoding:
- a CDS encoding sigma-70 family RNA polymerase sigma factor has protein sequence MVRASRSYCMEEETDEAILQRVATGNEAAFAELYDRFSGPLYALARRILNDDQEARDALQEGFLYLWDRARDYDASKSKAFTWAVIIFRHKAIDRLRSARRRAKLVEDATVELLPTLDGSNVERADRAADRAERAGIVRRALESLPEAQRRCIEWAFLKGLTHYQLSEKFDEPLGTVKTNIRRGLLRLRDILKGGDA, from the coding sequence ATGGTGCGCGCATCCCGAAGCTACTGCATGGAGGAGGAAACCGACGAAGCCATTCTGCAACGTGTCGCCACGGGGAACGAGGCTGCGTTTGCCGAGCTGTACGATCGCTTCTCCGGTCCACTCTACGCGCTCGCCCGCCGCATCTTGAATGACGATCAGGAGGCCCGCGACGCCCTGCAAGAAGGCTTTCTCTACCTTTGGGACCGCGCCCGCGACTACGATGCCTCCAAGAGCAAGGCGTTCACCTGGGCGGTCATCATCTTCCGTCACAAGGCCATCGATCGCCTGCGCTCAGCGCGCCGTCGTGCCAAGCTGGTGGAGGATGCCACCGTGGAACTGCTGCCCACTCTGGATGGTTCCAATGTGGAACGAGCGGACCGTGCGGCGGATCGTGCAGAACGCGCCGGCATTGTCCGACGTGCCCTGGAGTCTCTGCCGGAGGCTCAGCGCCGGTGCATTGAGTGGGCCTTCTTGAAAGGGTTGACCCATTACCAATTGTCCGAGAAATTTGATGAGCCTCTGGGAACGGTGAAGACCAATATCCGGCGTGGCCTGCTCAGGCTGCGCGATATTCTGAAAGGAGGTGACGCATGA
- a CDS encoding anti-sigma factor domain-containing protein: protein MTDRQQEQIALHALDALTPEEVRVLESEWRYEARLREEYAELSEVAAEIAHLMPAETPPADVREQLLATLKRQRRAKVTPISIAWKVVRSPWVAWAAAAVIAVSATGLWTANRELNNRVTTLVMSETAAQGEVADARKAQDLLKTQVADADARYAKLLTEAEQLRKGIAVASMEVSMLRASVKRYEEGEVLVVWDQTKQEGLIKLAHMPSVQPGKDYQLWVICKRQQTPVNAGVVKVNEKGEATVVFHPSKHIAEVSKFAVSLEKEGGAPEVEGPVILASK from the coding sequence ATGACGGATCGGCAGCAGGAACAAATCGCCTTGCACGCGCTCGATGCACTCACGCCTGAAGAGGTGCGGGTACTGGAGAGTGAGTGGCGCTATGAGGCGCGCCTGAGAGAGGAGTACGCGGAGTTGTCCGAGGTGGCAGCTGAGATTGCGCATCTCATGCCCGCTGAGACACCGCCCGCAGACGTGCGTGAGCAGCTTCTCGCCACGCTGAAGCGTCAGCGCCGGGCCAAGGTCACGCCGATCTCCATCGCGTGGAAAGTCGTGCGCAGTCCGTGGGTTGCCTGGGCTGCCGCCGCCGTGATTGCCGTTTCCGCGACGGGGCTCTGGACTGCCAATCGCGAACTCAACAACCGCGTCACCACCCTGGTGATGAGCGAGACTGCTGCACAGGGCGAAGTGGCTGACGCGCGGAAGGCGCAGGACTTGCTCAAGACGCAGGTCGCTGATGCAGATGCACGCTATGCGAAACTTCTGACCGAGGCTGAGCAGCTGCGTAAAGGCATCGCTGTGGCCAGCATGGAGGTGTCCATGCTGCGCGCCAGTGTGAAGCGGTATGAAGAGGGTGAAGTACTCGTGGTCTGGGATCAAACCAAGCAGGAGGGCCTTATCAAGCTGGCCCACATGCCCAGCGTGCAACCCGGCAAGGACTACCAGCTCTGGGTCATTTGCAAGCGACAGCAAACTCCGGTGAATGCCGGCGTGGTGAAGGTGAACGAAAAGGGCGAAGCCACGGTGGTCTTCCACCCGAGCAAGCATATCGCAGAAGTCTCCAAGTTCGCCGTGAGCCTGGAGAAGGAAGGCGGCGCGCCAGAGGTGGAAGGACCGGTCATCCTCGCGAGCAAATAG
- a CDS encoding alpha/beta hydrolase, with protein MLTIWVRLRLMMAILCALLALHVVVLIDTRLNWQLTLLATEYGHRIAVLAIVLACTGMFIRRRDELAGTALLLGSAFVLLTPVWQMAGISGRLAGEMRAAFGEKAARHPHSVPFTSLWLGLKKPAWKGAEEFVYTDSTATQPLRVHFFRAEHRAHAPCIIVIHGGGWENGAATEFPAWSAYWSARGYAVACVEYRLAPTHQWPAPLADMQQAIAWLKAHSDELNIDPARFVLLGRSAGGQIASACAVSLRDPMIRGCIAIYAPHDMFFARRFAFAEDVLDSRRLLRNYLGGDPDEAAENYRTASAFMLASSDTCPTLLLHGTRDTFVWNMQSRRYAQRLEQLGVKHHVIEMPWAVHGFDWPFDGPGGQITRAAVDGFLNAVVGD; from the coding sequence ATGCTGACGATCTGGGTTCGCCTCCGCCTGATGATGGCGATCCTGTGCGCGCTTCTCGCGCTGCACGTCGTCGTGCTCATCGATACCCGGTTGAACTGGCAGCTTACCCTGCTGGCCACGGAGTATGGCCATCGCATTGCGGTCCTGGCCATCGTGCTCGCGTGCACTGGCATGTTCATTCGTCGCCGGGATGAACTGGCGGGCACGGCGCTGCTTCTGGGATCTGCATTCGTCTTGCTGACGCCGGTGTGGCAGATGGCGGGCATCTCGGGGCGATTGGCTGGAGAGATGCGAGCCGCCTTTGGTGAGAAGGCTGCGCGCCACCCGCACTCCGTGCCGTTCACCTCGCTGTGGCTTGGCTTGAAAAAGCCAGCGTGGAAGGGTGCGGAGGAGTTTGTCTATACTGACTCAACGGCGACCCAGCCTCTACGGGTCCACTTCTTCCGCGCCGAGCATCGTGCTCATGCCCCATGCATCATCGTCATCCACGGAGGCGGCTGGGAGAATGGCGCCGCCACCGAGTTTCCAGCGTGGAGTGCCTATTGGTCTGCCCGGGGCTATGCCGTCGCGTGTGTGGAGTATCGCCTGGCTCCCACGCACCAGTGGCCCGCACCGCTGGCGGACATGCAGCAGGCTATTGCCTGGCTGAAGGCGCACTCGGACGAACTCAACATCGATCCCGCCCGCTTCGTCCTCCTCGGTCGCAGCGCCGGCGGGCAGATTGCAAGTGCCTGCGCGGTCAGCCTGCGCGATCCGATGATCCGTGGTTGCATCGCCATCTATGCTCCGCACGACATGTTCTTCGCGCGACGCTTCGCCTTTGCAGAGGATGTGCTGGATTCCCGGCGGCTGCTTCGAAACTATCTTGGAGGTGATCCAGACGAGGCTGCCGAAAACTACCGCACGGCCTCGGCCTTCATGCTCGCCAGCAGCGACACCTGCCCCACGTTACTCCTCCACGGCACAAGGGATACATTCGTCTGGAACATGCAGAGCCGGCGTTATGCGCAGCGACTCGAGCAGCTCGGCGTGAAGCATCACGTGATCGAGATGCCCTGGGCGGTGCACGGGTTTGACTGGCCTTTTGATGGACCCGGTGGCCAGATCACCCGGGCAGCGGTCGACGGCTTCCTGAATGCCGTGGTGGGGGATTGA
- a CDS encoding VOC family protein, with protein MKKLIVWFDIPVNDLDRAISFYSAVLGEPVNKVDMGGGFVMGMLPGEENVLGGCLYKSDESSPTDQGTMQYFNVDGRLRAAVEAVKANGGKMRTDVEPIGPWGFRAIVLDSEGNRIALHSQTDS; from the coding sequence ATGAAGAAGCTCATTGTCTGGTTTGACATCCCCGTGAACGATCTGGATCGCGCCATCTCCTTCTACAGCGCCGTGCTCGGTGAGCCGGTGAACAAGGTGGACATGGGTGGTGGCTTTGTGATGGGAATGCTCCCGGGTGAGGAAAATGTCCTGGGTGGTTGTCTCTACAAGTCGGATGAATCCTCCCCCACCGACCAGGGCACCATGCAATACTTCAACGTGGATGGCAGGCTGCGCGCCGCCGTGGAAGCGGTGAAGGCCAACGGCGGCAAGATGCGAACGGATGTGGAACCGATCGGACCGTGGGGATTCCGGGCCATCGTGCTGGATAGCGAGGGCAATCGCATTGCTCTGCACTCGCAGACGGACTCCTGA
- a CDS encoding carbon-nitrogen hydrolase family protein yields MRIAHCQYESWVGDFEHNLKRVEEGLARADREQVEIVSFPECFLSGYPDTEEEARRGAFAMDSPQLAKVLDLTSRFEPTLIVGFNEKRGSDLYNSVVVAHRGHVLGVYSKCAAYQKFHKQGREFPIFERGGVKFGVIICADGGYIEPARILAAKGARIIFAPHFNYIRDTGLISHFMKVRADHTARAIENSVYLVRGNNVVLDTAKSGITRTSGVGYGDSYVIDPGGEILVRSRRHAEDFISIDLEVSKGPDQSFGMSRSAWSFREFGGILEEALRSSK; encoded by the coding sequence ATGCGCATTGCCCATTGCCAGTACGAATCGTGGGTTGGTGACTTCGAACACAATCTCAAGCGTGTGGAAGAGGGACTTGCCCGGGCGGACCGGGAGCAGGTGGAGATTGTCTCCTTCCCGGAGTGTTTTCTTTCAGGGTATCCGGATACGGAGGAAGAAGCACGACGTGGCGCCTTTGCGATGGATTCACCCCAGCTTGCCAAGGTGCTGGACCTGACGAGCCGGTTTGAACCCACCCTCATTGTTGGCTTCAATGAGAAACGTGGCTCAGACCTGTACAATTCGGTGGTGGTGGCCCATCGAGGACATGTGCTCGGTGTGTACAGCAAGTGCGCTGCGTACCAGAAGTTTCACAAGCAGGGGCGCGAGTTTCCCATCTTCGAGCGTGGAGGAGTGAAGTTCGGCGTCATCATTTGCGCGGATGGCGGCTACATCGAGCCTGCGCGTATTCTTGCCGCGAAGGGCGCTCGCATCATCTTTGCGCCGCACTTCAACTACATCCGCGACACCGGGCTCATCAGCCATTTCATGAAGGTGCGCGCGGACCACACGGCGCGCGCCATTGAGAACAGCGTGTATCTCGTACGTGGCAACAATGTGGTGCTGGACACCGCGAAAAGCGGCATCACCCGCACGTCAGGCGTGGGCTATGGAGACAGCTACGTCATCGACCCAGGAGGCGAGATCCTGGTGCGCAGCCGGAGACATGCGGAAGACTTCATCTCCATCGATCTGGAGGTGAGCAAGGGGCCGGACCAGTCCTTCGGCATGAGCAGGTCTGCGTGGAGCTTCCGAGAGTTTGGGGGGATTCTTGAAGAGGCGCTGAGAAGTTCAAAGTAG